In the Pogona vitticeps strain Pit_001003342236 chromosome 2, PviZW2.1, whole genome shotgun sequence genome, TCATTTTGAAGAAtggaaatgcagttttaaaaatagttttgaaaatgCAATTTGGAAAGGAAAATTGCTTTCAGTTGTGTTTGCACGATGTCTTTACACAGCTGTGAGGAATTGTACCAAGGTGGTGTTGCCTCTCCAACCAAAAGCATCCCATAGCATTGCTGAATTCTGGATTGTTGGTTTGTTAATGGTTTTGTTGAAGACAGATAACAGAATGAGTGAACAGGGCCAGAAGCTTACTGTTGTATGGGTAACACCTCTGGATAAGATCTCAGTTTCATATATGGGGATTGGAATtggaatttctctctttttaattttttttcctaactgaTCTGTGATATAAATGTTAGGTGAAGTGGGCTGTGTTTCTTGTCAAGGAGTTCACATAGATAGCTCAGTTGTCAATATTCCACACATTTATACCTTCTTTCTTGAAATTTCCTACTTTGTCTCCCTCTGCTTTCGAAACTTGGATAATGTGCTGCTTTTATCTGTCAGATGCATTAGTTATGTgttgggaaacacacacacacacacacacacacacaccaagctcTTACTATGTTTGTAGCATGGGGTCTAAGCTGACAGGTCTTGCCAGTGTATCTTTGGATTGCTTTCTGGATTCCCAGTTTCCTTGCTGAGGAATCCAGAGTGAGGCAAGAGCAGAAATTATGGTGATTATACCATTGCTGTAATGATGGCTGTGGTTCTTGTATTGGTTAAATATGGACAAATGGGCATAAACACAGAGAatacaacagtgaaaagaagcTGTTGCAGCTTCTACTGCTGGAACTGTAGCAGCTTCTTCTGCCTTTCAGCGGGGACTGCTGCTGCAAGATTTCCGCAAGGCAGCAGTTTGGTCTGAGCCATTGACATTCATAAAACACTACAGAATGGATGTTCATGCTCAGCAGGATGTGTGTTTTGGATGTGCTTTCCTCTCTGTTGGCATGACACCCTTCCAACCAGTGTGTAAGCCAGCTAGTTACCtatatgtgtgattcacagagattGTAAAGAACAGAGACAAGTTGCTTGTCTGGAACTGCAATTCTTCaagtgatcatctgtgaattcacctCCTTACTCTCCTCAGTCTGTCAAGCCTGTTGAGTACCTTTTAGGTGATAGATGGAAGAGAACTGAGAAGCCATTAGGGAGCAGAACCCATATGTGTGGATTCACACGTGACCATTCAAAGGACTACAGTTACAGTTAGCAGCTTGTCGTTATTTTGCATTAGGTACATGCGTAACCCAGCTTTCTTCATGACATGCATGGCTTTTAGCCCCTTGCTTTACCCTCATAAAAACCCTGTGAAGTAGTTTGGACTAGcaagagagagggagtggttcaaGATCACCCAAGGTGTTTTGTGGCTCAAGGTGGGACTAGACACTGTATCTCCCAGCCGTAGTCtcaccactgtactacactggatctcatttacagtggtgcctcgcattacaatgttaattcattccagcgaaatcgctgtagaacgaaaacatagtaaaaagaaatttaaaagcccatagaaacgcattcaaacccgattaatgcattcctatgggcttgaaactcaccgtccagcgaagatcctccatagcgtggccattttcgctgcccgtgcaacgaggaatccgtcccagaaaacagcgggcggccattttttaaacccggtggccattttgaaaccgccgatcagctgtgcgaaaatcgttgttttgcgataatcggttagcgaagcagggtaccgatcattgcaaagcgaaaaaaaaaaccccatgggaaacatcgttttgcaatcgcaaaaacgtcttcattatgcaatttcgtcgttaaacgaagtgctcgtcttgcgaggcaccactgtactttgtcttGGTATGAACATTATAGCCTATCCCTGCCTAACCTCAAATGTTAAAAGCCAGTTAGAATAGGGAAATCCTAAAGCACTCTCAAAACTAGTCCAAGGCAGAGTTTAATGGGtctcaaaggaaaggaagttgCATCCTTGTATGGTAGCTGTCAAGAAAAcgtcttcattttgtttttgttgttgtgtttatCATAAGTGGAACAGTAATAGGTCAGAAGGAACCAAAGTGCAGTTCAAGGACTACATGGAGCCTCCAGGACCTCCAGTCTCCCCATATTGAAATATTTATCCCCATTTCAAATAGTGTCAGATAAGACTTCTGGATGCCAGAAAGTATTTGGTAATTTCCCCCAGCTTTCTGGAAACCTGTCCTAGTATTTCAGAGGCATCACAATTTAAGAATCATAGTAGCAAGCTGGAGTGTGTTTAGGCGAGACTAGTGTGACCAAAGGTCTGAAAAGTCAAGCTTTAAGAGGAATGCTCAGAAGAGTTAGGTATGTTGTTCCATGAAAAGAAGTGGTTAAAGGGTTATATGGTAATGGTACAGACATGTTCTTTCCTGCTCCAGGGGATTAAGCTAGAATTAATGTATGAAATCGACAAGGAAACAGACCTTGGAAGGCATAAAAGACTAACCCAGCTATtgtaatatgccatcaagtcggaactgacttatagtgagcctaatagggctttcaagataaatgggATTGTTAAGGAGTCGTTTTATGAGTTCCACACCCCcaaggagtttccatggcttagcaaggaattgaaaccaggtctcccaagtctgtcactccatctactgacaccacactaggtatccaATCTAGCTATTCCagttaaagtagacccactgaatcaaagtgtgctgcttaactGAATCAGTTGGATTTTGGTAACCTCTTGATCTCCTTGAGGCTAACAGCTGGGTTCAGTTCTGGGAGAAGCTTTTTAACAGTAAGAATTGTTTACCTGTGGAAGAAACTGGCTTAGATAGCTCTGATCTCTCTTGGACTGTGCCTTCTGTCAGGGATGCTGTCATTGCATATTGCCTGCATTGAGTAGAGGCAACATTGGACTTTATGACCTCTTAAAATATCTTGCTACTTTAAAATTACGTAATATGAACCACTTTTAATTCTGCCACTATAGTTTTGTTGCCACCTAAAGGGACCACGTGGCATGTAGTGATCCTATTCATTTCATTGATAAGTTATGAAACAGAGAGAAGACATTTTTCCAGAAATGGCCTATGATGTTTTCCATATTCTGTAGTAAATGCCTACTTCAGTTCATCACTGTTTCACTATTCACTATTGAGTTGCTAATATTGTAGTGAGGACTCTGATTTAGCTAAGTGGTGATGGATAATCGTAAAATGAATGCATTGGAATATTTTCTAATCATTTGTTGGGCAGCTGTTAGAGGTGGCTGACTTTGTCTGCTGGCGGCATTTGGACTGTAGGTGTATGATCGAGAACTGGAGCTTAAGAACTCCTTAAAAACAATGTGTAACTTTTGTACTCCTATGTTTTTTGTAGATGTGCGTTTAGTGCTAGTGATACAAAATACTGTGCCTGTTTCTAATTCATTGTTAACCTGTGTTTCCTCTCAGAATATGGTATCAAGTTTTCGGGTCTCAGAACTACAAGTGCTGTTGGGCTTTGCTGGACGTAATAAAAGTGGTCGCAAGCATGACCTCCTGATGAGGGCACTGCACTTGCTGAAGAGTGGCTGCAGCCCAGCAGTTCAGATAAAGATCCGAGAACTATACAGGCGACGGTATCCCAGGACAATAGAAGGCCTTTCTGACTTGTCTGCTATAAAGCCTTCCGTTTTCAATTTGGACAGCAGTTCATCTCCTGTGGAACCTGATTTGGCTGTTGCTGGACTGCATCCAATACCATCTACGTCAGTCACTCCTCAGTCCCCTTCCTCACCTCTTAGTTCAGTTCTGCTTCAGGACACAAAACCGCGTTTTGAGATGCAGCAGCCGTCGCCTCCAGTTCCACCCGTGCATCCTGATGTTCAGCTGAAGAGCCTTCCATTTTATGATGTTCTTGATGTTCTCATCAAGCCTACCAGCCTAGGTAAATTGTTCAGATTTCACAGCTTAGCTTGGTGGATTTAGCAAAACAATGAAAGAACTCTTATTCACACTAAGATCTCTCACAAGGAGTATTTTAAAGTTCCTTGCTCTGGAAAAATATCTTTCCTTGCtctggaaaaatacagtggtgccttgcaagacgaaagtaatttgttccgtgagtagcgctgtcttgcgaaattttcattttgcaaaaagcggtttcccataggaatgcattgcaatgcattcctatgggaacctcgcaagacgaaaataattcattcgtcttgcaaggcattggtcttaggggaaaaaaggcttgcgaagcatggccatagaagaggCCATCTTGCAAGacaccacagcgatcgcaaaaaccatttatcttgcgggtttttcgtcctgcgaggcGTTCGtcctgcaaggcaccactgtaggtgcaAACTATGTACTTTCTGTGCTAGAAGTTTTAAAAGATGACCTCTTCATAGTACTTCAGTATGACTGAGATTTTGACAGTCTTGCATACTTGGTGAACAGAACTTAAATTCAGTGGatcatttttaggagaaaggtggggtagaaatattttaaataactaaataaaataaaacatttactgTAACCCACAAAAAGGACAGATATCACAAATAAGGTGCCCTTGTTGTCACTAGAAAAATATGATGACATGAGATATTGCAAAAGAATCAAAGGTATCTGAAGAAACACCACAATGTAGAAAAACTAGAACTTGTCTCATTCTTGAATCTCCAGCATTTTCTTCATATACGCTCTATATTTCCCCTTTTCTGGCTTGGCACTTGGCTCCCACTGTTCCTCTTATTTTGCAGTTTTCTGCCACCATCACTCATTctggtttttttccttccaacaaCCCTGTCTCATGTTTTCCATTATTTGACTGCGATGAAGAGagtgacatatacagtggtgtcctgcataacgggcaccccgtttaatgatgaatccgcatagtgatttttttttgcaatcgtattgcgatgttttaaatggtaaaacatcgctttgcgatgatcggtaagctgtttcgcttaccgatttttgcatagcaatgtttttagaacagctgatcgacggttccaaaatggccaccgggttaaaaaaatggccgcccgcagtgttttcgcgcccattccttgcttaccgggcagcaaaaatagcAGCCGCATGgcgttccgcatagcgacgaatccatatagcgacgatttttccggaacggattatcgtcgctatgcagggcgccactgtatatgaaaacatCAGTCAGGGTTACCATGACATGCAAACTCTGCCAGTGCTCGTCAGCAGTGTGGATCACTGAACCATCTGTAATTAGTACACATTTTCCTCAGCTACTATTGGCTATAGTGTTGACTCCCAAGACACCAGAAATGTCTCCAGttacagaaattataaaacatCTAAAAGCTTTCAAGTATTTGTGCTAAATACTTGAAAGCCTTGCAGTGATCATTCAATTACTTAAGgtcattttgtgtttttgtgaCATCAAGCAAGTGATAGATTTTTGTCTGCGTTTTTATTGCCTTGTTCAGTCTCTGAACTTCATCAGTGAATAACCTTTTCTTTGTGTGTCTCCAGTACAGAGCAGTATTCAGAGGTTTCAAGAGAAGTTCTTTATCTTTGCTTTAACACCTCAGCAAGTCAGAGAAATCTGCATTTCCAGGTAATGAGTTAGGTCTTAACTTCCTCACATATAACTTGGTTGATTTTTCTTTGGCAGAATTGCAGGGAAGTGGAACCTTGGAAGTAGCCCCTTTAGACATCTTGTTTTTCATATGAGGAAAGTGGTAGATGTTTGTTGGGAAACTGGCATGCTGAAAACTGAAGACAAAGTTTTTTCCCCGTGTTTTGCCATATCAGTCTTGTaaagtaaatatatttttatttggttacGTCAAGAGAGTAAGAAAGGGCAAAGTTTCAGAAATGACTGTGTATAAGAATATTATGAATTACATTGAGTTGCTTGTAATTTATAAGAACGGAGGGAATGACAGTTCATGATGGACCTTTATATTGCACATAAGCTGCAGATACAGTAAATAGACCTAACAGTAATGAGTTGGGAAGATTTATGAATTTGATTTTCCTGCTTCTGATACTTAATTCTTCAGCGTATGTTTGCTAGCCTGTTTGCAGGTTTGTATCTGCAACTGTGAAGATGGGTTGTATTTTTCCAAACAGCTTCCACTCCTTGCTGGAAGGACTTATATATTCAGGCGGTATCACAAAGCAGAAGTTTAGAGAGCCTGTTAAATCTTAATATTGTctaatttctcctttttttgtacaACAGGGACTTCTTGCCAGGAGGGAGAAGGGATTACACTGTGCAAGTTCAGCTGAGGTGACTTAAACTTCTTTCCAATAATGTGTTAAAACGTGCCTGTTTAAATTGGAGCACATTATAACTTAACATTTATGTACACatttaacaagattttttttctgcaataggTTATGCCTGGCAGAAACAAGCTGCCCTCAAGAAGACAATTATCCTAGTAGCTTGTGCATAAAAGTAAATGGGAAACTCTTTCCATTGCCGGTAAGATAATGAAATTTTTCAGTAGGATTTTTTCTTGAAATAAAACTTTTTGTAATCCTGAGTTTCCAGCCAAAAGTTAATCTCAAGTGTCCTGTGCCACACAGTTTTGCATCTAAATGCCCCTAAGATTAATGCAGTGACATTGAATCCCTTTAATGTTACAAAGACTATGGAAGTAAATCATTGTAATATTTGCATCTGTAGAAGTCTGTGAATGCACTACAAAAGTCAAGTGATTTATACAGCAGGACATAAGTCCTAATGGGCTCAAAACAGCTTTCTTATGACTagatatgtataggattgcaatAAAAAGGTTGCAATCTTTTGTGTTCATGCTTAAAGTAAGCTTCACTGAATGCAGTTGGCTGAGTTGGAGTAGACATGTGGGACTGGACCTTAACTCCCTTCAGGGCATATTCAGGTCAACTCTGAAGCAGTACCATTTGTCTCAGTAGACAAACTGATTGTATACTGCCTGCTGAACTCTTCTGTTAAAGTCAGTGGGACCCTTTCCATACTTAATTTTAGGTAGATGTGTCCCACTTCACTgtaactggctggctggctttggcAGCCGTCCCCAATTAAAAAGACATGCAAATGGAAAAGAACACTATTTCCCCTTGCTTTTCAGGGGTATGCTCCACCACCCAAAAATGGGATTGAGCAAAAGAGACCTGGACGCCCTTTGAACATTACATCTTTAGTCAGGCTATCTTCTGCAGTGCCGAACCAGATCTCTATTTCATGGGCATCTGAAATTGGAAAGGTAAATGGAAAGCTCTTTGTGCTATAAAAGGTCTTTATTTAAAAGAATGCAAGCTTATGCTGGAGGGTAAGcacataagtacagtggtgcctcgcaagacgattttaatttgttccgcgaaaattgttgtcttgtgaaaaaatcgtcttgtgaggttccctatgtatcggtctcaaaaaaaaagtcttgcgaagcatcgatctaaaagaaaaagtcttgcaaagcatggtcatagaaaaaatgtcttgcgaggcaccatagtgatcgcaaaaaccaatcgcttgcgggtttttcatcccgtgaggcaattgtctagcgaggcaccgctgtagtgtgtttctgatccccccccccggtatttatttattttgctctggTTTACAGTGTTTCGtgtccactgtatataaaaatttaCTGCTCTTCATATTCAGCCTTGTTTCGGCAGCTTCTCCTTCTGATATGCTTTTTCTTGCGTCCCTTTAGAACTACTCAATGTCTGTGTATCTTGTACGGCAGCTTACTTCAGCAATGTTGCTACAGAGGCTAAAAATGAAAGGTATTCGAAACCCTGATCATTCCCGGGCACTAAGTGAGTAGAATGATTCTTGCTTTTTTATTCTTCTCTCTTTTAGTGAtaagttttatatatttttctagcaTGCGT is a window encoding:
- the PIAS2 gene encoding E3 SUMO-protein ligase PIAS2 isoform X5 — protein: MADFEELRNMVSSFRVSELQVLLGFAGRNKSGRKHDLLMRALHLLKSGCSPAVQIKIRELYRRRYPRTIEGLSDLSAIKPSVFNLDSSSSPVEPDLAVAGLHPIPSTSVTPQSPSSPLSSVLLQDTKPRFEMQQPSPPVPPVHPDVQLKSLPFYDVLDVLIKPTSLVQSSIQRFQEKFFIFALTPQQVREICISRDFLPGGRRDYTVQVQLRLCLAETSCPQEDNYPSSLCIKVNGKLFPLPGYAPPPKNGIEQKRPGRPLNITSLVRLSSAVPNQISISWASEIGKNYSMSVYLVRQLTSAMLLQRLKMKGIRNPDHSRALIKEKLTADPDSEIATTSLRVSLMCPLGKMRLTIPCRAGTCTHLQCFDAALYLQMNEKKPTWICPVCDKKAAYESLILDGLFMEILNECSDVDEIKFQEDGSWCPMRPKKEALKVVGPQCAKMESSSVVTKPCSTPISEVSKKKVDVIDLTVESSSDEEEDAPPKRKCIYMSDTQASPTKGVLMFQPSTVRVPGVSTVDPTAIPPSLSDFPVPFHHPPISSISSDLPGLDFLSLIPVDPQQYCPPMFLDSLTSTLPTSTTPGNIITSTSHLESSTRVSSSGRSETAVITSSGSNIPDIISLD
- the PIAS2 gene encoding E3 SUMO-protein ligase PIAS2 isoform X7, with the translated sequence MADFEELRNMVSSFRVSELQVLLGFAGRNKSGRKHDLLMRALHLLKSGCSPAVQIKIRELYRRRYPRTIEGLSDLSAIKPSVFNLDSSSSPVEPDLAVAGLHPIPSTSVTPQSPSSPLSSVLLQDTKPRFEMQQPSPPVPPVHPDVQLKSLPFYDVLDVLIKPTSLVQSSIQRFQEKFFIFALTPQQVREICISRDFLPGGRRDYTVQVQLRLCLAETSCPQEDNYPSSLCIKVNGKLFPLPGYAPPPKNGIEQKRPGRPLNITSLVRLSSAVPNQISISWASEIGKNYSMSVYLVRQLTSAMLLQRLKMKGIRNPDHSRALIKEKLTADPDSEIATTSLRVSLMCPLGKMRLTIPCRAGTCTHLQCFDAALYLQMNEKKPTWICPVCDKKAAYESLILDGLFMEILNECSDVDEIKFQEDGSWCPMRPKKEALKVVGPQCAKMESSSVVTKPCSTPISEVSKKKVDVIDLTVESSSDEEEDAPPKRKCIYMSDTQASPTKGVLMFQPSTVRVPGVSTVDPTAIPPSLSDFPVPFHHPPISSISSDLPGLDFLSLIPVDPQSHLDIANKHHPRQHHYLHQPPREQHSR
- the PIAS2 gene encoding E3 SUMO-protein ligase PIAS2 isoform X2, with the translated sequence MVTLLRKRRLLRQARNIAKKQQQKTTSEASNLQNMVSSFRVSELQVLLGFAGRNKSGRKHDLLMRALHLLKSGCSPAVQIKIRELYRRRYPRTIEGLSDLSAIKPSVFNLDSSSSPVEPDLAVAGLHPIPSTSVTPQSPSSPLSSVLLQDTKPRFEMQQPSPPVPPVHPDVQLKSLPFYDVLDVLIKPTSLVQSSIQRFQEKFFIFALTPQQVREICISRDFLPGGRRDYTVQVQLRLCLAETSCPQEDNYPSSLCIKVNGKLFPLPGYAPPPKNGIEQKRPGRPLNITSLVRLSSAVPNQISISWASEIGKNYSMSVYLVRQLTSAMLLQRLKMKGIRNPDHSRALIKEKLTADPDSEIATTSLRVSLMCPLGKMRLTIPCRAGTCTHLQCFDAALYLQMNEKKPTWICPVCDKKAAYESLILDGLFMEILNECSDVDEIKFQEDGSWCPMRPKKEALKVVGPQCAKMESSSVVTKPCSTPISEVSKKKVDVIDLTVESSSDEEEDAPPKRKCIYMSDTQASPTKGVLMFQPSTVRVPGVSTVDPTAIPPSLSDFPVPFHHPPISSISSDLPGLDFLSLIPVDPQSHLDIANKHHPRQHHYLHQPPREQHSR
- the PIAS2 gene encoding E3 SUMO-protein ligase PIAS2 isoform X6, producing the protein MVSSFRVSELQVLLGFAGRNKSGRKHDLLMRALHLLKSGCSPAVQIKIRELYRRRYPRTIEGLSDLSAIKPSVFNLDSSSSPVEPDLAVAGLHPIPSTSVTPQSPSSPLSSVLLQDTKPRFEMQQPSPPVPPVHPDVQLKSLPFYDVLDVLIKPTSLVQSSIQRFQEKFFIFALTPQQVREICISRDFLPGGRRDYTVQVQLRLCLAETSCPQEDNYPSSLCIKVNGKLFPLPGYAPPPKNGIEQKRPGRPLNITSLVRLSSAVPNQISISWASEIGKNYSMSVYLVRQLTSAMLLQRLKMKGIRNPDHSRALIKEKLTADPDSEIATTSLRVSLMCPLGKMRLTIPCRAGTCTHLQCFDAALYLQMNEKKPTWICPVCDKKAAYESLILDGLFMEILNECSDVDEIKFQEDGSWCPMRPKKEALKVVGPQCAKMESSSVVTKPCSTPISEVSKKKVDVIDLTVESSSDEEEDAPPKRKCIYMSDTQASPTKGVLMFQPSTVRVPGVSTVDPTAIPPSLSDFPVPFHHPPISSISSDLPGLDFLSLIPVDPQQYCPPMFLDSLTSTLPTSTTPGNIITSTSHLESSTRVSSSGRSETAVITSSGSNIPDIISLD